From the genome of Candidatus Hydrogenedentota bacterium, one region includes:
- a CDS encoding endonuclease/exonuclease/phosphatase family protein, which produces MRMSLLIPGLALALCTAGFAAGESPTLRVATYNIHHGEGSDGVVDLDRIAEILKGMDPDIVCLQEVDRNQPRTGRADMPALMAEKLGMAVAYGVNYRFSGGEYGVATLTRLPLLGERNTPLANPDNKEPRGCLTVTVRWEGREVEVHNTHLGLSGPERSAQVTDLLGIIRKEVPTLLLGDLNEGPDAPGVARLREVLPDTWQGGAEAGTLPGGKRPRRIDFILASPHFSTVESVIHDTPETRTASDHFPCHAVLQWRGDAAEREGGGVFEGRHFQGEGNLEHLRLLETAARMFRPDPEYQNISMLYTPVWNGFVEGPTWGAWWIQNSYGPSYCAVPFLEEPLTTFLQNAQDLWFAHIGDGERRGEKGWVGPDGCLCDAAAPSLVYYKQGDGRIDIHDWGMEFTAAGVVMQAELLLAGRDPAAIARYLPLLERSANFIETRRDPSNNLFLAGPAGNLLAPSYAGWKQPDGTYGMAYLTGLSVTYIAALDRLIELEKLAGHPEKAALHTERRDLAKQGLPLLTTEEGYFIKSLDPDGTRHGVYGAEKHGYFEAVCNHDAMAFNVADDAQARKIYDKIASIPGLRPHGVIITNYPGLDDTYADTKDWLWSFGTWVNGGHWTTAEARMMLGYHRVGAYEDARRAMRHILGLARQFRMDNPLTEFGAAVYQPKEPINCVYDNWGAPAALIRGLFEYLYRAEGLELRPHIPPDITRLDQRFPIRFGTKRLYLSTTGSGPVTGVEVNGAAWKNFDATSVFLPHSETPDTARVQVLLGGAAARGLPEAAAPELPTVESLPDAYAPFRELHARLRDAGLGDCYEARHAGLIVEYFAAIEARNKMLAEGTLAKLPEASQAAADKSYTDTVEKLAEGLRGVLKARGDSENPRDREIAAMWRAVSGGN; this is translated from the coding sequence ATGCGCATGTCACTGCTTATACCGGGACTGGCACTGGCTTTGTGCACGGCGGGCTTTGCGGCGGGGGAGTCCCCCACGCTCCGCGTGGCCACTTACAACATCCACCACGGCGAGGGGTCGGACGGGGTGGTGGACCTGGACCGCATCGCGGAGATTTTGAAGGGGATGGACCCGGACATTGTGTGCCTGCAGGAGGTGGACCGGAACCAGCCCCGGACGGGCAGGGCGGACATGCCGGCGCTGATGGCGGAGAAGCTGGGGATGGCCGTCGCCTACGGGGTGAATTACCGCTTCTCCGGGGGGGAATACGGCGTGGCCACGCTGACCCGGCTGCCCCTGCTGGGGGAGCGGAACACGCCGCTGGCCAATCCGGACAACAAGGAGCCGCGGGGCTGCCTCACGGTGACGGTGCGCTGGGAAGGCCGCGAGGTGGAGGTGCACAACACCCATCTGGGCCTGAGCGGACCGGAGCGGTCCGCGCAGGTGACGGACCTATTGGGCATTATCCGGAAAGAGGTGCCCACACTGCTGCTGGGCGATCTGAACGAGGGCCCGGACGCGCCGGGTGTGGCGCGGCTGCGGGAAGTGTTGCCGGACACCTGGCAGGGCGGCGCGGAAGCGGGCACGCTGCCGGGCGGGAAGAGGCCGCGCCGCATAGACTTCATCCTCGCCTCGCCCCATTTCTCGACGGTGGAGTCGGTCATCCATGACACACCAGAGACGCGCACCGCCTCGGACCATTTCCCGTGCCATGCCGTGCTGCAATGGCGCGGGGACGCGGCGGAGCGGGAAGGCGGGGGCGTCTTTGAGGGGAGGCATTTCCAGGGGGAGGGCAACCTGGAGCATCTGCGGCTGCTGGAGACGGCCGCGCGCATGTTCCGTCCGGACCCCGAATACCAGAACATCTCGATGCTCTACACCCCGGTGTGGAACGGGTTTGTGGAGGGGCCGACCTGGGGCGCGTGGTGGATTCAGAACAGCTACGGACCATCCTACTGCGCGGTGCCGTTTCTGGAGGAGCCGCTGACAACCTTTTTGCAGAACGCGCAGGACCTGTGGTTCGCGCACATCGGCGACGGGGAACGGAGGGGCGAGAAGGGGTGGGTGGGCCCGGACGGCTGCCTGTGCGACGCGGCGGCGCCGTCGCTGGTCTATTACAAGCAGGGGGACGGGCGCATAGACATTCACGACTGGGGCATGGAGTTCACCGCGGCGGGGGTGGTGATGCAGGCCGAACTGCTGCTCGCCGGCCGGGACCCCGCCGCCATAGCGCGGTACCTGCCGCTGCTGGAGCGGAGCGCCAATTTCATCGAGACGCGGCGCGATCCGTCGAACAACCTGTTTCTGGCGGGACCGGCGGGCAACCTGCTGGCGCCCAGTTATGCGGGGTGGAAACAGCCCGACGGGACTTATGGAATGGCCTACCTCACGGGGTTGTCCGTGACGTATATCGCCGCGCTGGACCGGCTGATAGAACTGGAGAAACTGGCGGGGCACCCGGAGAAGGCCGCGCTGCACACGGAGCGTCGCGACCTCGCGAAACAGGGCCTGCCGCTGCTGACTACGGAGGAGGGGTACTTCATCAAGTCCCTCGACCCGGACGGTACGCGGCACGGCGTGTACGGGGCGGAAAAGCACGGCTATTTCGAGGCGGTGTGCAACCATGACGCCATGGCATTTAATGTGGCGGACGACGCGCAGGCGCGGAAGATATACGACAAGATCGCCTCGATACCGGGCCTGCGCCCGCACGGGGTCATCATCACCAACTACCCCGGACTGGACGACACCTACGCGGACACGAAGGACTGGCTGTGGTCCTTCGGCACGTGGGTGAACGGCGGGCACTGGACGACGGCGGAGGCGCGGATGATGCTGGGCTACCACCGCGTGGGCGCCTATGAGGACGCGCGCCGCGCGATGCGGCACATCCTCGGCCTGGCCAGGCAGTTCCGCATGGACAACCCGCTCACGGAGTTCGGCGCGGCCGTGTACCAGCCGAAGGAGCCCATCAACTGCGTGTACGACAACTGGGGCGCGCCCGCGGCTCTGATTCGCGGGCTCTTCGAGTACCTGTACCGGGCCGAGGGGCTTGAACTGCGCCCGCACATTCCCCCGGACATCACCCGGCTGGACCAGCGGTTCCCCATCCGCTTCGGCACGAAGCGCCTGTACCTGTCCACCACGGGAAGCGGCCCCGTCACCGGGGTGGAGGTCAACGGCGCGGCGTGGAAGAACTTCGACGCCACGTCCGTGTTCCTGCCGCACAGCGAGACCCCGGACACGGCGCGGGTGCAGGTGCTCCTCGGGGGCGCGGCGGCGCGCGGGCTGCCCGAAGCGGCGGCGCCGGAACTTCCCACGGTGGAGAGTCTGCCCGACGCCTACGCGCCGTTCCGGGAACTGCACGCGCGCCTGCGGGATGCCGGACTCGGCGACTGCTACGAGGCGCGGCATGCGGGGCTGATTGTGGAGTATTTCGCGGCCATCGAGGCGCGGAACAAGATGCTTGCGGAGGGGACGCTGG